From Anopheles coluzzii chromosome 3, AcolN3, whole genome shotgun sequence, the proteins below share one genomic window:
- the LOC120959048 gene encoding protein enabled isoform X3 — translation MSEQSIIGARASVMVYDDVQRKWIPSGSSSGLSKVQIFHHQQNNTFRVVGRKLQDHEVVINCSIIKGLKYNQATATFHQWRDSKFVYGLNFSSPMDAEAFARAMMHALDVLSGRVPPSSTMQTTNPNPSQMAAAYEEDMGYRTMTREDAAIMQQQQQMTSQPPGVGPPQQPPNSIPGPGGGILSPQTPTSQTLPSQATQQQQQQQQQTHHRTNSAPPVPPALPTQQQQQASQQSQAQQQQQQKPIYASQQSNSSTNSITYGNNSQPYPQPIYVASNQNHQMLNQSVLPPQPPQQPPPPQQQLPSNLSNGSIYATATCSPSATNSNPANPIYAGQQQLVSQQQQQQQSAPPPPPMMMPPNGYGPPNGVGGPYGAGQPQYGIPPMPMQPPHQQQPPSQMQQTNAPPPPPMMPPMFPMAAPSSVPQPPAPPMPPNLNNAAAPPPPPPPPGMPAVKPGEINSLALQLASAKLKRSQPPKSSPAAGVSSTSSSANNGSNAVSSTVTENSGSSTSSGGSGNYGTIGRSSSGMASMMDEMAKTLARRRAQAEKKEPDSNEDGGAAGSGGRQRAWEKSSTLPHKLGSGNNNAGGGGGANSGSGQGGASLSGSESPKPSRKRFGSASEETILKQINGGDSFSLPTAVEFDNLKEDILREMRSEIAKAKQEIIEAIKSEFNRSIRICFNQPVSVPTRGAYSQALEVAVHLPPRESGV, via the exons ATGAG CGAACAAAGCATCATTGGGGCCCGGGCCTCGGTCATGGTGTACGACGATGTGCAGCGGAAGTGGATACCGTCCGGCAGCTCGTCCGGTCTGAGCAAGGTGCAAATCTTCCACcatcagcaaaacaacacgTTCCGCGTCGTCGGTCGGAAGCTGCAGGACCATGAGGTCGTCATCAACTGTTCGATCATCAAGGGGCTGAAGTATAATCAGGCCACCGCGACGTTTCACCAGTGGCGCGATTCCAAGTTCGTGTACGGGTTGAACTTCTCCAGCCCGATGGACGCGGAAGCGTTTGCCCGTGCGATGATGCACGCTTTGGAT GTGCTGAGTGGACGCGTACCACCCTCGTCGACCATGCAAACGACCAATCCGAACCCGAGCCAGATGGCTGCGGCGTACGAGGAGGACATGGGCTACCGTACGATGACCCGTGAAGATGCGGCCatcatgcagcagcagcagcaaatgacTAGTCAACCGCCGGGCGTGGGACCACCACAGCAACCGCCGAACTCGATACCGGGCCCGGGCGGTGGCATACTATCCCCGCAAACGCCGACATCTCAAACGCTGCCATCACAAgccacccagcagcagcagcagcagcaacaacagacGCATCATCGTACAAACAG TGCACCACCGGTCCCGCCAGCGTTACcgacacaacagcagcagcaggcatcGCAGCAGTCACAggcgcagcaacagcagcaacagaaacCGATCTATGCATCACAGCAGAGCAACAGCAGTACCAACAGTATTACCTATGGAAACAACTCG CAGCCGTATCCGCAGCCAATCTACGTAGCATCGAATCAAAATCATCAAATGCTGAATCAGTCGGTGTTGCCACCGCAACCGCCGCAgcaaccaccgccaccacagcagcagctaccGTCGAACctttcgaacggttcgatttaCGCGACGGCCACGTGCTCCCCGAGCGCGACCAACAGCAATCCAGCGAACCCGATCTAcgccggccagcagcagctcgtttcacagcagcaacagcagcagcagtccgcaccaccgccgccaccgatgATGATGCCACCGAACGGCTACGGACCACCGAATGGTGTCGGCGGTCCGTACGGTGCTGGCCAACCACAGTACGGTATACCACCG ATGCCAATGCAGCCgccgcaccagcagcaaccaccGTCACAGATGCAGCAAACGAATgctcctccaccaccgccaATGATGCCGCCGATGTTCCCGATGGCGGCACCATCTAGCGTACCGCAG CCACCAGCACCGCCGATGCCACCAAATCTGAATAATGCGGCTgctccaccgccgccgccaccaccgcccggCATGCCAGCGGTAAAGCCGGGAGAAATCAACTCCTTGGCCCTCCAGCTGGCCAGTGCCAAACTGAAACGCAGCCAACCGCCGAAAAGCTCGCCGGCCGCTGGCGTGTCGTCCACCTCTTCCTCCGCCAACAATGGCAGCAATGCCGTGTCGTCCACCGTGACGGAAAACAGTGGCAGCAGTACATCGAGCGGAGGTAGTGGTAATTATGGAACCATAG GACGGTCGTCATCTGGTATGGCATCGATGATGGATGAAATGGCGAAAACACTTGCCAGGCGTCGAGCGCAGGCAGAAAAGAAGGAG CCGGACTCCAACGAGGATGGAGGTGCAGCTGGATCCGGTGGTCGCCAGCGAGCCTGGGAAAAATCGAGCACACTGCCGCACAAATTGGGCAGCGGCAATAACAATGCCGGCGGTGGAGGAGGCGCCAACTCTGGCAGCGGCCAGGGTGGTGCAAGCCTGAGCGGTTCGGAATCACCGAAACCGTCGCGGAAACGCTTCGGCAGTGCCAGTGAGGAAACGATACTGAAG CAGATCAATGGTGGTGATAGCTTCTCCCTTCCGACTGCGGTCGAGTTCGACAATCTGAAGGAAGACATTTTGCGCGAGATGCGCAGCGAGATTGCCAAGGCGAAGCAAGAAATCATAGAAGCTATCAAATCAGAATTCAACCGCAG TATTCGAATATGTTTTAATCAGCCAGTGTCGGTACCAACCCGGGGTGCATATTCTCAAGCATTGGAAGTGGCAGTGCATCTCCCACCAAGAGAAAGTGGCGTGTAA
- the LOC120959048 gene encoding protein enabled isoform X1 — protein MSEQSIIGARASVMVYDDVQRKWIPSGSSSGLSKVQIFHHQQNNTFRVVGRKLQDHEVVINCSIIKGLKYNQATATFHQWRDSKFVYGLNFSSPMDAEAFARAMMHALDVLSGRVPPSSTMQTTNPNPSQMAAAYEEDMGYRTMTREDAAIMQQQQQMTSQPPGVGPPQQPPNSIPGPGGGILSPQTPTSQTLPSQATQQQQQQQQQTHHRTNSAPPVPPALPTQQQQQASQQSQAQQQQQQKPIYASQQSNSSTNSITYGNNSQPYPQPIYVASNQNHQMLNQSVLPPQPPQQPPPPQQQLPSNLSNGSIYATATCSPSATNSNPANPIYAGQQQLVSQQQQQQQSAPPPPPMMMPPNGYGPPNGVGGPYGAGQPQYGIPPVPQMPMQPPHQQQPPSQMQQTNAPPPPPMMPPMFPMAAPSSVPQPPAPPMPPNLNNAAAPPPPPPPPGMPAVKPGEINSLALQLASAKLKRSQPPKSSPAAGVSSTSSSANNGSNAVSSTVTENSGSSTSSGGSGNYGTIGRSSSGMASMMDEMAKTLARRRAQAEKKEPDSNEDGGAAGSGGRQRAWEKSSTLPHKLGSGNNNAGGGGGANSGSGQGGASLSGSESPKPSRKRFGSASEETILKQINGGDSFSLPTAVEFDNLKEDILREMRSEIAKAKQEIIEAIKSEFNRSIRICFNQPVSVPTRGAYSQALEVAVHLPPRESGV, from the exons ATGAG CGAACAAAGCATCATTGGGGCCCGGGCCTCGGTCATGGTGTACGACGATGTGCAGCGGAAGTGGATACCGTCCGGCAGCTCGTCCGGTCTGAGCAAGGTGCAAATCTTCCACcatcagcaaaacaacacgTTCCGCGTCGTCGGTCGGAAGCTGCAGGACCATGAGGTCGTCATCAACTGTTCGATCATCAAGGGGCTGAAGTATAATCAGGCCACCGCGACGTTTCACCAGTGGCGCGATTCCAAGTTCGTGTACGGGTTGAACTTCTCCAGCCCGATGGACGCGGAAGCGTTTGCCCGTGCGATGATGCACGCTTTGGAT GTGCTGAGTGGACGCGTACCACCCTCGTCGACCATGCAAACGACCAATCCGAACCCGAGCCAGATGGCTGCGGCGTACGAGGAGGACATGGGCTACCGTACGATGACCCGTGAAGATGCGGCCatcatgcagcagcagcagcaaatgacTAGTCAACCGCCGGGCGTGGGACCACCACAGCAACCGCCGAACTCGATACCGGGCCCGGGCGGTGGCATACTATCCCCGCAAACGCCGACATCTCAAACGCTGCCATCACAAgccacccagcagcagcagcagcagcaacaacagacGCATCATCGTACAAACAG TGCACCACCGGTCCCGCCAGCGTTACcgacacaacagcagcagcaggcatcGCAGCAGTCACAggcgcagcaacagcagcaacagaaacCGATCTATGCATCACAGCAGAGCAACAGCAGTACCAACAGTATTACCTATGGAAACAACTCG CAGCCGTATCCGCAGCCAATCTACGTAGCATCGAATCAAAATCATCAAATGCTGAATCAGTCGGTGTTGCCACCGCAACCGCCGCAgcaaccaccgccaccacagcagcagctaccGTCGAACctttcgaacggttcgatttaCGCGACGGCCACGTGCTCCCCGAGCGCGACCAACAGCAATCCAGCGAACCCGATCTAcgccggccagcagcagctcgtttcacagcagcaacagcagcagcagtccgcaccaccgccgccaccgatgATGATGCCACCGAACGGCTACGGACCACCGAATGGTGTCGGCGGTCCGTACGGTGCTGGCCAACCACAGTACGGTATACCACCG GTTCCACAGATGCCAATGCAGCCgccgcaccagcagcaaccaccGTCACAGATGCAGCAAACGAATgctcctccaccaccgccaATGATGCCGCCGATGTTCCCGATGGCGGCACCATCTAGCGTACCGCAG CCACCAGCACCGCCGATGCCACCAAATCTGAATAATGCGGCTgctccaccgccgccgccaccaccgcccggCATGCCAGCGGTAAAGCCGGGAGAAATCAACTCCTTGGCCCTCCAGCTGGCCAGTGCCAAACTGAAACGCAGCCAACCGCCGAAAAGCTCGCCGGCCGCTGGCGTGTCGTCCACCTCTTCCTCCGCCAACAATGGCAGCAATGCCGTGTCGTCCACCGTGACGGAAAACAGTGGCAGCAGTACATCGAGCGGAGGTAGTGGTAATTATGGAACCATAG GACGGTCGTCATCTGGTATGGCATCGATGATGGATGAAATGGCGAAAACACTTGCCAGGCGTCGAGCGCAGGCAGAAAAGAAGGAG CCGGACTCCAACGAGGATGGAGGTGCAGCTGGATCCGGTGGTCGCCAGCGAGCCTGGGAAAAATCGAGCACACTGCCGCACAAATTGGGCAGCGGCAATAACAATGCCGGCGGTGGAGGAGGCGCCAACTCTGGCAGCGGCCAGGGTGGTGCAAGCCTGAGCGGTTCGGAATCACCGAAACCGTCGCGGAAACGCTTCGGCAGTGCCAGTGAGGAAACGATACTGAAG CAGATCAATGGTGGTGATAGCTTCTCCCTTCCGACTGCGGTCGAGTTCGACAATCTGAAGGAAGACATTTTGCGCGAGATGCGCAGCGAGATTGCCAAGGCGAAGCAAGAAATCATAGAAGCTATCAAATCAGAATTCAACCGCAG TATTCGAATATGTTTTAATCAGCCAGTGTCGGTACCAACCCGGGGTGCATATTCTCAAGCATTGGAAGTGGCAGTGCATCTCCCACCAAGAGAAAGTGGCGTGTAA
- the LOC120959048 gene encoding protein enabled isoform X2: MSEQSIIGARASVMVYDDVQRKWIPSGSSSGLSKVQIFHHQQNNTFRVVGRKLQDHEVVINCSIIKGLKYNQATATFHQWRDSKFVYGLNFSSPMDAEAFARAMMHALDVLSGRVPPSSTMQTTNPNPSQMAAAYEEDMGYRTMTREDAAIMQQQQQMTSQPPGVGPPQQPPNSIPGPGGGILSPQTPTSQTLPSQATQQQQQQQQQTHHRTNSAPPVPPALPTQQQQQASQQSQAQQQQQQKPIYASQQSNSSTNSITYGNNSPYPQPIYVASNQNHQMLNQSVLPPQPPQQPPPPQQQLPSNLSNGSIYATATCSPSATNSNPANPIYAGQQQLVSQQQQQQQSAPPPPPMMMPPNGYGPPNGVGGPYGAGQPQYGIPPVPQMPMQPPHQQQPPSQMQQTNAPPPPPMMPPMFPMAAPSSVPQPPAPPMPPNLNNAAAPPPPPPPPGMPAVKPGEINSLALQLASAKLKRSQPPKSSPAAGVSSTSSSANNGSNAVSSTVTENSGSSTSSGGSGNYGTIGRSSSGMASMMDEMAKTLARRRAQAEKKEPDSNEDGGAAGSGGRQRAWEKSSTLPHKLGSGNNNAGGGGGANSGSGQGGASLSGSESPKPSRKRFGSASEETILKQINGGDSFSLPTAVEFDNLKEDILREMRSEIAKAKQEIIEAIKSEFNRSIRICFNQPVSVPTRGAYSQALEVAVHLPPRESGV; the protein is encoded by the exons ATGAG CGAACAAAGCATCATTGGGGCCCGGGCCTCGGTCATGGTGTACGACGATGTGCAGCGGAAGTGGATACCGTCCGGCAGCTCGTCCGGTCTGAGCAAGGTGCAAATCTTCCACcatcagcaaaacaacacgTTCCGCGTCGTCGGTCGGAAGCTGCAGGACCATGAGGTCGTCATCAACTGTTCGATCATCAAGGGGCTGAAGTATAATCAGGCCACCGCGACGTTTCACCAGTGGCGCGATTCCAAGTTCGTGTACGGGTTGAACTTCTCCAGCCCGATGGACGCGGAAGCGTTTGCCCGTGCGATGATGCACGCTTTGGAT GTGCTGAGTGGACGCGTACCACCCTCGTCGACCATGCAAACGACCAATCCGAACCCGAGCCAGATGGCTGCGGCGTACGAGGAGGACATGGGCTACCGTACGATGACCCGTGAAGATGCGGCCatcatgcagcagcagcagcaaatgacTAGTCAACCGCCGGGCGTGGGACCACCACAGCAACCGCCGAACTCGATACCGGGCCCGGGCGGTGGCATACTATCCCCGCAAACGCCGACATCTCAAACGCTGCCATCACAAgccacccagcagcagcagcagcagcaacaacagacGCATCATCGTACAAACAG TGCACCACCGGTCCCGCCAGCGTTACcgacacaacagcagcagcaggcatcGCAGCAGTCACAggcgcagcaacagcagcaacagaaacCGATCTATGCATCACAGCAGAGCAACAGCAGTACCAACAGTATTACCTATGGAAACAACTCG CCGTATCCGCAGCCAATCTACGTAGCATCGAATCAAAATCATCAAATGCTGAATCAGTCGGTGTTGCCACCGCAACCGCCGCAgcaaccaccgccaccacagcagcagctaccGTCGAACctttcgaacggttcgatttaCGCGACGGCCACGTGCTCCCCGAGCGCGACCAACAGCAATCCAGCGAACCCGATCTAcgccggccagcagcagctcgtttcacagcagcaacagcagcagcagtccgcaccaccgccgccaccgatgATGATGCCACCGAACGGCTACGGACCACCGAATGGTGTCGGCGGTCCGTACGGTGCTGGCCAACCACAGTACGGTATACCACCG GTTCCACAGATGCCAATGCAGCCgccgcaccagcagcaaccaccGTCACAGATGCAGCAAACGAATgctcctccaccaccgccaATGATGCCGCCGATGTTCCCGATGGCGGCACCATCTAGCGTACCGCAG CCACCAGCACCGCCGATGCCACCAAATCTGAATAATGCGGCTgctccaccgccgccgccaccaccgcccggCATGCCAGCGGTAAAGCCGGGAGAAATCAACTCCTTGGCCCTCCAGCTGGCCAGTGCCAAACTGAAACGCAGCCAACCGCCGAAAAGCTCGCCGGCCGCTGGCGTGTCGTCCACCTCTTCCTCCGCCAACAATGGCAGCAATGCCGTGTCGTCCACCGTGACGGAAAACAGTGGCAGCAGTACATCGAGCGGAGGTAGTGGTAATTATGGAACCATAG GACGGTCGTCATCTGGTATGGCATCGATGATGGATGAAATGGCGAAAACACTTGCCAGGCGTCGAGCGCAGGCAGAAAAGAAGGAG CCGGACTCCAACGAGGATGGAGGTGCAGCTGGATCCGGTGGTCGCCAGCGAGCCTGGGAAAAATCGAGCACACTGCCGCACAAATTGGGCAGCGGCAATAACAATGCCGGCGGTGGAGGAGGCGCCAACTCTGGCAGCGGCCAGGGTGGTGCAAGCCTGAGCGGTTCGGAATCACCGAAACCGTCGCGGAAACGCTTCGGCAGTGCCAGTGAGGAAACGATACTGAAG CAGATCAATGGTGGTGATAGCTTCTCCCTTCCGACTGCGGTCGAGTTCGACAATCTGAAGGAAGACATTTTGCGCGAGATGCGCAGCGAGATTGCCAAGGCGAAGCAAGAAATCATAGAAGCTATCAAATCAGAATTCAACCGCAG TATTCGAATATGTTTTAATCAGCCAGTGTCGGTACCAACCCGGGGTGCATATTCTCAAGCATTGGAAGTGGCAGTGCATCTCCCACCAAGAGAAAGTGGCGTGTAA
- the LOC120959048 gene encoding protein enabled isoform X5 has translation MSEQSIIGARASVMVYDDVQRKWIPSGSSSGLSKVQIFHHQQNNTFRVVGRKLQDHEVVINCSIIKGLKYNQATATFHQWRDSKFVYGLNFSSPMDAEAFARAMMHALDVLSGRVPPSSTMQTTNPNPSQMAAAYEEDMGYRTMTREDAAIMQQQQQMTSQPPGVGPPQQPPNSIPGPGGGILSPQTPTSQTLPSQATQQQQQQQQQTHHRTNSAPPVPPALPTQQQQQASQQSQAQQQQQQKPIYASQQSNSSTNSITYGNNSQPYPQPIYVASNQNHQMLNQSVLPPQPPQQPPPPQQQLPSNLSNGSIYATATCSPSATNSNPANPIYAGQQQLVSQQQQQQQSAPPPPPMMMPPNGYGPPNGVGGPYGAGQPQYGIPPVPQMPMQPPHQQQPPSQMQQTNAPPPPPMMPPMFPMAAPSSVPQPPAPPMPPNLNNAAAPPPPPPPPGMPAVKPGEINSLALQLASAKLKRSQPPKSSPAAGVSSTSSSANNGSNAVSSTVTENSGSSTSSGGRRSSSGMASMMDEMAKTLARRRAQAEKKEPDSNEDGGAAGSGGRQRAWEKSSTLPHKLGSGNNNAGGGGGANSGSGQGGASLSGSESPKPSRKRFGSASEETILKQINGGDSFSLPTAVEFDNLKEDILREMRSEIAKAKQEIIEAIKSEFNRSIRICFNQPVSVPTRGAYSQALEVAVHLPPRESGV, from the exons ATGAG CGAACAAAGCATCATTGGGGCCCGGGCCTCGGTCATGGTGTACGACGATGTGCAGCGGAAGTGGATACCGTCCGGCAGCTCGTCCGGTCTGAGCAAGGTGCAAATCTTCCACcatcagcaaaacaacacgTTCCGCGTCGTCGGTCGGAAGCTGCAGGACCATGAGGTCGTCATCAACTGTTCGATCATCAAGGGGCTGAAGTATAATCAGGCCACCGCGACGTTTCACCAGTGGCGCGATTCCAAGTTCGTGTACGGGTTGAACTTCTCCAGCCCGATGGACGCGGAAGCGTTTGCCCGTGCGATGATGCACGCTTTGGAT GTGCTGAGTGGACGCGTACCACCCTCGTCGACCATGCAAACGACCAATCCGAACCCGAGCCAGATGGCTGCGGCGTACGAGGAGGACATGGGCTACCGTACGATGACCCGTGAAGATGCGGCCatcatgcagcagcagcagcaaatgacTAGTCAACCGCCGGGCGTGGGACCACCACAGCAACCGCCGAACTCGATACCGGGCCCGGGCGGTGGCATACTATCCCCGCAAACGCCGACATCTCAAACGCTGCCATCACAAgccacccagcagcagcagcagcagcaacaacagacGCATCATCGTACAAACAG TGCACCACCGGTCCCGCCAGCGTTACcgacacaacagcagcagcaggcatcGCAGCAGTCACAggcgcagcaacagcagcaacagaaacCGATCTATGCATCACAGCAGAGCAACAGCAGTACCAACAGTATTACCTATGGAAACAACTCG CAGCCGTATCCGCAGCCAATCTACGTAGCATCGAATCAAAATCATCAAATGCTGAATCAGTCGGTGTTGCCACCGCAACCGCCGCAgcaaccaccgccaccacagcagcagctaccGTCGAACctttcgaacggttcgatttaCGCGACGGCCACGTGCTCCCCGAGCGCGACCAACAGCAATCCAGCGAACCCGATCTAcgccggccagcagcagctcgtttcacagcagcaacagcagcagcagtccgcaccaccgccgccaccgatgATGATGCCACCGAACGGCTACGGACCACCGAATGGTGTCGGCGGTCCGTACGGTGCTGGCCAACCACAGTACGGTATACCACCG GTTCCACAGATGCCAATGCAGCCgccgcaccagcagcaaccaccGTCACAGATGCAGCAAACGAATgctcctccaccaccgccaATGATGCCGCCGATGTTCCCGATGGCGGCACCATCTAGCGTACCGCAG CCACCAGCACCGCCGATGCCACCAAATCTGAATAATGCGGCTgctccaccgccgccgccaccaccgcccggCATGCCAGCGGTAAAGCCGGGAGAAATCAACTCCTTGGCCCTCCAGCTGGCCAGTGCCAAACTGAAACGCAGCCAACCGCCGAAAAGCTCGCCGGCCGCTGGCGTGTCGTCCACCTCTTCCTCCGCCAACAATGGCAGCAATGCCGTGTCGTCCACCGTGACGGAAAACAGTGGCAGCAGTACATCGAGCGGAGGTA GACGGTCGTCATCTGGTATGGCATCGATGATGGATGAAATGGCGAAAACACTTGCCAGGCGTCGAGCGCAGGCAGAAAAGAAGGAG CCGGACTCCAACGAGGATGGAGGTGCAGCTGGATCCGGTGGTCGCCAGCGAGCCTGGGAAAAATCGAGCACACTGCCGCACAAATTGGGCAGCGGCAATAACAATGCCGGCGGTGGAGGAGGCGCCAACTCTGGCAGCGGCCAGGGTGGTGCAAGCCTGAGCGGTTCGGAATCACCGAAACCGTCGCGGAAACGCTTCGGCAGTGCCAGTGAGGAAACGATACTGAAG CAGATCAATGGTGGTGATAGCTTCTCCCTTCCGACTGCGGTCGAGTTCGACAATCTGAAGGAAGACATTTTGCGCGAGATGCGCAGCGAGATTGCCAAGGCGAAGCAAGAAATCATAGAAGCTATCAAATCAGAATTCAACCGCAG TATTCGAATATGTTTTAATCAGCCAGTGTCGGTACCAACCCGGGGTGCATATTCTCAAGCATTGGAAGTGGCAGTGCATCTCCCACCAAGAGAAAGTGGCGTGTAA
- the LOC120959048 gene encoding protein enabled isoform X4 — protein MSEQSIIGARASVMVYDDVQRKWIPSGSSSGLSKVQIFHHQQNNTFRVVGRKLQDHEVVINCSIIKGLKYNQATATFHQWRDSKFVYGLNFSSPMDAEAFARAMMHALDVLSGRVPPSSTMQTTNPNPSQMAAAYEEDMGYRTMTREDAAIMQQQQQMTSQPPGVGPPQQPPNSIPGPGGGILSPQTPTSQTLPSQATQQQQQQQQQTHHRTNSAPPVPPALPTQQQQQASQQSQAQQQQQQKPIYASQQSNSSTNSITYGNNSQPYPQPIYVASNQNHQMLNQSVLPPQPPQQPPPPQQQLPSNLSNGSIYATATCSPSATNSNPANPIYAGQQQLVSQQQQQQQSAPPPPPMMMPPNGYGPPNGVGGPYGAGQPQYGIPPVPQMPMQPPHQQQPPSQMQQTNAPPPPPMMPPMFPMAAPSSVPQPPAPPMPPNLNNAAAPPPPPPPPGMPAVKPGEINSLALQLASAKLKRSQPPKSSPAAGVSSTSSSANNGSNAVSSTVTENSGSSTSSGGSGRSSSGMASMMDEMAKTLARRRAQAEKKEPDSNEDGGAAGSGGRQRAWEKSSTLPHKLGSGNNNAGGGGGANSGSGQGGASLSGSESPKPSRKRFGSASEETILKQINGGDSFSLPTAVEFDNLKEDILREMRSEIAKAKQEIIEAIKSEFNRSIRICFNQPVSVPTRGAYSQALEVAVHLPPRESGV, from the exons ATGAG CGAACAAAGCATCATTGGGGCCCGGGCCTCGGTCATGGTGTACGACGATGTGCAGCGGAAGTGGATACCGTCCGGCAGCTCGTCCGGTCTGAGCAAGGTGCAAATCTTCCACcatcagcaaaacaacacgTTCCGCGTCGTCGGTCGGAAGCTGCAGGACCATGAGGTCGTCATCAACTGTTCGATCATCAAGGGGCTGAAGTATAATCAGGCCACCGCGACGTTTCACCAGTGGCGCGATTCCAAGTTCGTGTACGGGTTGAACTTCTCCAGCCCGATGGACGCGGAAGCGTTTGCCCGTGCGATGATGCACGCTTTGGAT GTGCTGAGTGGACGCGTACCACCCTCGTCGACCATGCAAACGACCAATCCGAACCCGAGCCAGATGGCTGCGGCGTACGAGGAGGACATGGGCTACCGTACGATGACCCGTGAAGATGCGGCCatcatgcagcagcagcagcaaatgacTAGTCAACCGCCGGGCGTGGGACCACCACAGCAACCGCCGAACTCGATACCGGGCCCGGGCGGTGGCATACTATCCCCGCAAACGCCGACATCTCAAACGCTGCCATCACAAgccacccagcagcagcagcagcagcaacaacagacGCATCATCGTACAAACAG TGCACCACCGGTCCCGCCAGCGTTACcgacacaacagcagcagcaggcatcGCAGCAGTCACAggcgcagcaacagcagcaacagaaacCGATCTATGCATCACAGCAGAGCAACAGCAGTACCAACAGTATTACCTATGGAAACAACTCG CAGCCGTATCCGCAGCCAATCTACGTAGCATCGAATCAAAATCATCAAATGCTGAATCAGTCGGTGTTGCCACCGCAACCGCCGCAgcaaccaccgccaccacagcagcagctaccGTCGAACctttcgaacggttcgatttaCGCGACGGCCACGTGCTCCCCGAGCGCGACCAACAGCAATCCAGCGAACCCGATCTAcgccggccagcagcagctcgtttcacagcagcaacagcagcagcagtccgcaccaccgccgccaccgatgATGATGCCACCGAACGGCTACGGACCACCGAATGGTGTCGGCGGTCCGTACGGTGCTGGCCAACCACAGTACGGTATACCACCG GTTCCACAGATGCCAATGCAGCCgccgcaccagcagcaaccaccGTCACAGATGCAGCAAACGAATgctcctccaccaccgccaATGATGCCGCCGATGTTCCCGATGGCGGCACCATCTAGCGTACCGCAG CCACCAGCACCGCCGATGCCACCAAATCTGAATAATGCGGCTgctccaccgccgccgccaccaccgcccggCATGCCAGCGGTAAAGCCGGGAGAAATCAACTCCTTGGCCCTCCAGCTGGCCAGTGCCAAACTGAAACGCAGCCAACCGCCGAAAAGCTCGCCGGCCGCTGGCGTGTCGTCCACCTCTTCCTCCGCCAACAATGGCAGCAATGCCGTGTCGTCCACCGTGACGGAAAACAGTGGCAGCAGTACATCGAGCGGAGGTAGTG GACGGTCGTCATCTGGTATGGCATCGATGATGGATGAAATGGCGAAAACACTTGCCAGGCGTCGAGCGCAGGCAGAAAAGAAGGAG CCGGACTCCAACGAGGATGGAGGTGCAGCTGGATCCGGTGGTCGCCAGCGAGCCTGGGAAAAATCGAGCACACTGCCGCACAAATTGGGCAGCGGCAATAACAATGCCGGCGGTGGAGGAGGCGCCAACTCTGGCAGCGGCCAGGGTGGTGCAAGCCTGAGCGGTTCGGAATCACCGAAACCGTCGCGGAAACGCTTCGGCAGTGCCAGTGAGGAAACGATACTGAAG CAGATCAATGGTGGTGATAGCTTCTCCCTTCCGACTGCGGTCGAGTTCGACAATCTGAAGGAAGACATTTTGCGCGAGATGCGCAGCGAGATTGCCAAGGCGAAGCAAGAAATCATAGAAGCTATCAAATCAGAATTCAACCGCAG TATTCGAATATGTTTTAATCAGCCAGTGTCGGTACCAACCCGGGGTGCATATTCTCAAGCATTGGAAGTGGCAGTGCATCTCCCACCAAGAGAAAGTGGCGTGTAA